The nucleotide sequence GAGCGAGGGGGCCGAGGACGTCGACCTCAAGAAACTCCGGGAGGAGGCCGCCGAATCGGCCGATATCGGCGAGGGCATGGACGGCGTCTCGCCGCGGTTCATCGGCGACGAGATCGCCGAGGCGATCATGGACTCGATGCACCGCGATCGGGACTTCCTCTCGCCGTTGACGGCGTTCAACCACTTCGAGGCCAACCTCGAACACCACGGGTCGATCCCCGCCGAGCGCTTCGATCGGTACTACCGCTACCTCGAACTCACCCGCGAGGAGTACCGCGACCGGGCGATCGACGACGTGCGCCACGCGCTCGCCTACGATGTCGAGGAAATCCAGCGTCAGGGCGAGAAGTACATGGACCACGTCATGGCCTACATCGACGACGACACCGTCGAGGACGAACTCACCGGCCGGGAGGCCGAACCCGACGAGCAGTTCCTCCGCAGTGTCGAGGAGCATCTCGACATCCCCGAGGATCGCAAGGACGACTTCCGCCAGGAAGTGTCCAACTGGGTCTCCCGTCGTGCCCGTGAAGGAGACACCTTCAGCCCGCAGGACAACGAACGGCTTCGTCGGGCCCTCGAACGAAAGCTCTGGGAAGACAAGAAACACAACATCAACTTCTCCGCGCTGGTCGCCAGTTCGGAGATGGACGACGACGACCGCAACGCCTGGATCGAGGCCCTGATCGAACAGGGCTACTCCCGGGACGGTGCCGTCGAGGTCCTGGAGTTCGCGGGCGCGGAGGTCGCCAAGACCGAACTGGAAGAATGAGTCCCGAACGCACCGATCGACGGGGAAGCGACCGGGCCGGCGGAGACGCCGACAGCTACGTCGCCGCCGCCGACCGCCAGCTGGCCGAGACCTACGAGCCCCCGATGAGTCTCGCGGCCTACGTCGAGACGATCCTCGAAGAGCCACACCTGGCCGCGGGCGCGAGCACGTATCTCCTCGACGCGATCGAGGCCGCCGGGACCCGGACCGTCGTCGAGGAGGGCGAGGAGCGCGAGCGCTACTGCTTCTTCGACGATCCCTACAACGACGGCGAGCACGCCATCCTCGGCAACACGGACGTCCTCAACGGGCTGGTCGAGGACCTCCGGACGATCGCCGCCCGCCGCGGGAAGGCCGAGAAGATAATCTGGCTGGCCGGCCCGACCGCGACCGGCAAGTCCGAACTCAAACGGTGTCTGATCAACGGCCTACGAGCGTACTCCTGGACGGAAGAAGGACGGCGATACACCGTCGAGTGGAACGCCTCGGGTGCGGGGAGTGCCGGCGGCGGGCTCACCTACGGCGACGTCCCTGACAGCGACGATGAGGACTGGCTGGAGAGTCCGGTCCAGACTCATCCCCTCTCGGTCTTTCCGCGGGAGGTCCGTGCCGACGTTGTCGCCGATCTCAACGACCGACTCGGCGACCATCCCGACGTGACCATCGAGACCGACCTCGACCCGTTCTCGCGGGAGGCCTACGAGTACCTCGAAGAGCAATACCGCCGGGACGGCGTCGAGGGGCTGTTCTCGGCCGTGACCGACCCCCACCACCTCCGGGTGAAGAACTACGTCGTCGACGTCGGCCAGGGGATCGGCGTCCTCCACGCCGAGGACGAGGGCACGCCCAAGGAACGGCTGGTCGGCTCCTGGATGGGCGGGATGCTCCGGGAGTTGAACTCCCGGGGCCGGAAGAACCCTCAAGCCTTTTCCTACGACGGCGTCCTCAGCCAGGGCAACGGCGTCCTGACGGTCGTCGAGGATGCCGCTCAGCACGCCGACCTCCTGCGGAAGCTGCTGAACGTCCCCGACGAGCGCTCGGTGAAACTCGATCGGGGCATCGAGATGGACGTCGACACCCAGCTGTTGATCATCTCCAATCCCGATCTGGAAGCCCAGCTCGATCAACACGAACAGCGCGGTGACGCCGATCCGCTGAAAGCACTCAAACGCCGCCTGGACAAACACCGCTTCGCCTACCTCACGACGCTCTCGCTGGAGGCCGAACTCCTCCATCGGGAGCTGACCGGCGAGACGGCCGTCTGGACGGCTGATTCCTACGCGGAACTTGCAGAACGTATCCGCGAACCCGTCCACGTCGAGGTCCGGGAAGCCGAGGGCACGACCGACATCGAACTCGCCCCCCACGCGATCGAGGCCGCAGCGCTGTACGACGTCGTCTCGCGGCTCTCGACGTCGGACCTGCCCGACGCCCTGGACCTGGTCGACAAGGCCCTGCTGTTCGATCAGGGCTACCTGGAGGAGGGTGACGAGCGCATCGACGCCGCGGAGTTCGCCTTCGAGGAGAACACCGAGGACGGCGAGCGCGGCATCCCCGTCACCTACACCCGCGACGTGATCGCCGACCTGCTGTACGCCGACCGCGACCGTCACCACCCCGACCTGGACGTCGGATCGGTGATCATGCCCCGGGACGTGCTGGAGGCGATGGCCGAGGGCCTGTCGGGTGCGCCCGTCTTCGGCGAGAGCGAGGTGGAAACCTTCGAAGAGCGAGTGAATCAGGTCCGGACGTACGTCAGTTCTCGCCAGGAGGAGGACGTGCTGGCGGCGATACTCAAGGAAAAGCGCGTCGAGCGCGAGACCGTCGCCGAGTACGTCGAAGCCGTCTACGCGTGGGCGACCGACGGCCGCGTCGAGAACGACCGCGGCGAGGAGGTCCCACCGGACCCGCTGACGATGCGGGTCTTCGAGGTCGAGCACCTCGGGCGCTTCGACGAGAGTCACTACGACGGCGACGAACCCGGCGAGGCCGTCCGTGCATTCAGGAACGACAAGATCGTGACGGCGATCAACCGCCACGCCTGGGAGTCCCGCGACGAGGGCTTCGCCGTCGAGGCGTTCGACCCCGAGTCGATCCCGGTCATCGAGTCGATCCTCGGCAGTCACGACTGGGACGCCGTCCGGCGCACCTTCGAGGACTTCGACCCCCACCAGTGGGCCGATCCGCCGGCGGGCACCGAGACCGAGCGCGTCAAGGAGCGGACGATCGACGTGCTGGTCGGAGATTACGGCTACAGCCCCGCCTCGGCGGAGTTGACCAGCCGGTACGTCTTGGCGGAGGTGGCCCACCGATGGGACTGAGGGAGGACCTCGAGCGCTACCGCGAGGTGGGCGAGCAGCGCCGCCAGGACCTCGCTGAGTTCATCCAGTACGGCGACCTCGGGGAGAGCCGCGCCGACGCGGTGCGGATCCCCATCAAGATCGTCGACCTTCCGGAGTTCGTCTACGACCGCCGCGATCGGGGCGGCGTCGGCCAGGGCCAGGGGGAACAGCCGGACGTCGGCGATCCCGTCGGCCAGCCCGAACCCGGTGACGGCGACGAGGAGTGGGATCCGGGCGAGGAGGGTGGCGAACACGATTACTACGAGATGGATCCAGAGGAGTTCGCCCAGGAACTCGACGAGGAACTCGGCCTCGACCTCGAACCGAAGGGCAAGACCGTCGTCGAGGAGACCGAGGGCGAGTTCACCGACGTCGCCCGGACGGGCCCCTCGAGCACCCTCGATTTCGAGACGCTGTTCAAGCGCGGGATCACCCGCAAGCTGGCGATGGACTTCGACGGCGAGTACGTTCGCGAGGCACTGAAAGTCGAGGGCTGGGGGCCCGAGACGGTCTTCAAGTGGGCCCGGGCCGACGGCATCCCCGTCTCGCTGGGCTGGATCGAGGGCGAGTACGACGACCTGCCGGCGGGCGAACGCGGCAAGTGGGATTCGATCGAGGCGATGGAGGCGGCCGTCGAGCGCGAAGGGGCGGTCGAGCGGGTCCGCCGGGAGGGCATCGACGACGTGCCCTTCCGCCGGCAGGACGAGCGCTACCGCTACCCCGAGACGATCGAACGCAAGGAGCGCAACGTCGTCGTGGTCAACATCCGGGACGTCTCGGGGAGCATGCGCGAGCAGAAGCGCGAACTCGTCGAGCGGACGTTCACGCCACTGGATTGGTACCTCCAGGGCAAGTACGACAACGCCGAGTTCGTCTACGTCGCCCACGACGCCGACGCCTGGGAGGTACAGCGTGAGGAGTTCTTCGGCATTCGGTCGGGCGGCGGAACGCGGATCTCAAGCGCCTACGAACTGACCCAGGAGATCCTCGAGGCCAAGTACCCCTTCAGCGAGTGGAACCGCTACGTGCTGGCGGCCGGCGACAGCGAGAACTCCAGCAACGACACCGAGGAACGCGTCATCCCCCTGATGGCGGAGATCGACGCCAACCTCCACGCCTACGTCGAGACCCAGCCGGGCGGCGAAGCGATCAACGCGACCCACGCCGAGGAGGTCAACCGCAACTTCGCCGGCAGCGACGACGTGGCGGTCGCGTTCGTCAACGAGCCGGGCGACGTCACCGACGCCATCTACGAGATTCTCAGCACGGAGGAATCATGAGCACCATCGACAACCGCACCGACGCGAAAGAGACCGCACGGCGACTCC is from Halorhabdus sp. BNX81 and encodes:
- a CDS encoding kinase anchor protein, encoding MSPERTDRRGSDRAGGDADSYVAAADRQLAETYEPPMSLAAYVETILEEPHLAAGASTYLLDAIEAAGTRTVVEEGEERERYCFFDDPYNDGEHAILGNTDVLNGLVEDLRTIAARRGKAEKIIWLAGPTATGKSELKRCLINGLRAYSWTEEGRRYTVEWNASGAGSAGGGLTYGDVPDSDDEDWLESPVQTHPLSVFPREVRADVVADLNDRLGDHPDVTIETDLDPFSREAYEYLEEQYRRDGVEGLFSAVTDPHHLRVKNYVVDVGQGIGVLHAEDEGTPKERLVGSWMGGMLRELNSRGRKNPQAFSYDGVLSQGNGVLTVVEDAAQHADLLRKLLNVPDERSVKLDRGIEMDVDTQLLIISNPDLEAQLDQHEQRGDADPLKALKRRLDKHRFAYLTTLSLEAELLHRELTGETAVWTADSYAELAERIREPVHVEVREAEGTTDIELAPHAIEAAALYDVVSRLSTSDLPDALDLVDKALLFDQGYLEEGDERIDAAEFAFEENTEDGERGIPVTYTRDVIADLLYADRDRHHPDLDVGSVIMPRDVLEAMAEGLSGAPVFGESEVETFEERVNQVRTYVSSRQEEDVLAAILKEKRVERETVAEYVEAVYAWATDGRVENDRGEEVPPDPLTMRVFEVEHLGRFDESHYDGDEPGEAVRAFRNDKIVTAINRHAWESRDEGFAVEAFDPESIPVIESILGSHDWDAVRRTFEDFDPHQWADPPAGTETERVKERTIDVLVGDYGYSPASAELTSRYVLAEVAHRWD
- a CDS encoding YeaH/YhbH family protein, whose amino-acid sequence is MGLREDLERYREVGEQRRQDLAEFIQYGDLGESRADAVRIPIKIVDLPEFVYDRRDRGGVGQGQGEQPDVGDPVGQPEPGDGDEEWDPGEEGGEHDYYEMDPEEFAQELDEELGLDLEPKGKTVVEETEGEFTDVARTGPSSTLDFETLFKRGITRKLAMDFDGEYVREALKVEGWGPETVFKWARADGIPVSLGWIEGEYDDLPAGERGKWDSIEAMEAAVEREGAVERVRREGIDDVPFRRQDERYRYPETIERKERNVVVVNIRDVSGSMREQKRELVERTFTPLDWYLQGKYDNAEFVYVAHDADAWEVQREEFFGIRSGGGTRISSAYELTQEILEAKYPFSEWNRYVLAAGDSENSSNDTEERVIPLMAEIDANLHAYVETQPGGEAINATHAEEVNRNFAGSDDVAVAFVNEPGDVTDAIYEILSTEES